A section of the Streptomyces sp. Je 1-369 genome encodes:
- a CDS encoding TetR/AcrR family transcriptional regulator — protein MSGTSEDAPEPREARAPRRRRVPRRERERQIVDVAVQVFAKRGYHGASVDEIAELAGISKPMVYLYLDSKEGLFLTCLRREADRLVGAFQGAATASGATPELRLYAGLRAFFAFVAEHRDSWVVLHRQASELSVAIAAAVAEARVAVMAEVAGLVRAGIAEAGPAAQLTAEDADFVAHALVGAADSLTDWMARHPDQSPEGVTLRLMNMVWVGMGRVLEGEAWQPTTD, from the coding sequence GTGAGCGGCACATCCGAAGACGCACCGGAGCCGAGGGAGGCGCGGGCCCCGCGCAGGCGCCGGGTGCCGCGCCGTGAGCGGGAGCGGCAGATCGTCGATGTGGCGGTCCAGGTCTTCGCCAAGCGTGGCTATCACGGCGCGTCGGTGGACGAGATCGCCGAACTGGCGGGCATTTCCAAGCCGATGGTGTATCTGTACCTGGACTCCAAAGAGGGCCTCTTCCTCACCTGCCTGCGGCGCGAGGCGGACCGCCTGGTCGGTGCCTTCCAGGGCGCGGCGACGGCGAGCGGCGCGACACCCGAACTCCGCCTGTACGCGGGGCTGCGCGCGTTCTTCGCGTTCGTCGCCGAGCACCGCGACAGCTGGGTGGTGCTGCACCGCCAGGCGTCGGAGCTGAGCGTGGCGATCGCGGCGGCCGTCGCCGAGGCCCGTGTCGCGGTGATGGCGGAGGTGGCGGGGCTGGTCCGGGCAGGCATCGCGGAGGCGGGCCCGGCGGCACAACTCACCGCCGAGGACGCGGACTTCGTGGCGCACGCGCTGGTGGGTGCGGCGGACTCGCTGACGGACTGGATGGCCCGGCACCCCGACCAGTCCCCGGAGGGGGTGACGCTCCGGCTGATGAACATGGTGTGGGTCGGGATGGGCCGGGTGCTGGAGGGGGAGGCCTGGCAGCCGACGACGGACTGA
- a CDS encoding SCP2 sterol-binding domain-containing protein: protein MADDISEIAELDFAGVTPEEFARIVKGLSNKQFAELAEDGTLRGRILQEVFGRMERQFKPEAAASVTALIRWKITGSGGNEDVVYETDIADGTCVVRAGQSESKPRVTLILADAEFLKLVSGNVGPVALFMMRKVRVVGDVALAAGLTRYFDIPKV from the coding sequence GTGGCCGACGACATCAGCGAGATCGCCGAGCTCGACTTCGCCGGCGTCACGCCCGAGGAGTTCGCGCGGATCGTGAAGGGGCTCTCCAACAAGCAGTTCGCCGAGCTCGCCGAGGACGGCACGCTACGCGGACGCATCCTCCAGGAAGTCTTCGGGCGGATGGAACGACAGTTCAAGCCCGAGGCCGCAGCATCGGTGACCGCCCTCATCCGCTGGAAGATCACCGGCAGCGGCGGCAACGAGGACGTGGTGTACGAGACGGACATCGCCGACGGTACGTGTGTCGTACGCGCGGGACAGTCGGAGTCGAAGCCGCGGGTCACGCTGATCCTCGCCGACGCCGAGTTCCTCAAGCTGGTGTCCGGAAACGTGGGTCCCGTCGCGCTGTTCATGATGCGCAAGGTGCGGGTTGTGGGTGATGTGGCGCTGGCGGCGGGGCTCACGCGGTACTTCGACATTCCCAAGGTCTGA
- a CDS encoding YfbK domain-containing protein: MGTRWSGRVAGPRRAGPAGRGGRVRQGVLAVAVAGGLALTGCSGGGGSDVHRATSDGGEKRDSAPMPAPAPALPNGGASQAPGEQGDDGRREFAPDYLSTFALDVDTASYGFARRTLAEGRLPDPSTVRPEEFVNSFRQDYPRPDGDGFSVSVDGARTDDDGWSLVRVGLATRGEAADTERPPAALTFVIDVSGSMAEPGRLDLVKHSLDLMTDRLRPDDSIALVTFSDTAKTVLPMTRLGDSEDGGEGRTRVHRAVAGLEPTQSTNLEAGITTGYDTAVRGKRDGATNRVVLLSDALANTGETSADGILDRISDARREHGITLFGVGVGSDYGDALMERLADKGDGHTTYVSNEEDAREVFCEQLPAHVELRARDAKAQVSFDPETVEQFRLIGYDNREVADDDFRDDSVDGGEIGPGHTVTALYAVRTKPGAGGHLATASVRWLDPDSRAPHEESGRIETADLDGSLREADAGLQVTAVAAYFADGLRAAAPPGSHTDRDLPGPVPATPSLTELSARAHALPTRTKQVRELTSSIDAAARLSGESHSP; the protein is encoded by the coding sequence ATGGGGACTCGGTGGAGCGGGCGGGTCGCGGGGCCAAGGCGGGCCGGGCCGGCCGGGCGGGGCGGGAGGGTGCGGCAAGGGGTGCTCGCCGTGGCTGTGGCGGGGGGTCTCGCGCTGACCGGGTGTTCGGGCGGTGGCGGGAGCGATGTCCACCGGGCGACCAGTGACGGCGGCGAGAAGCGTGACAGCGCGCCGATGCCCGCTCCCGCGCCCGCACTGCCGAACGGTGGCGCGAGCCAGGCGCCCGGCGAGCAAGGCGACGACGGACGGCGGGAGTTCGCGCCCGACTACCTCTCCACGTTCGCCCTCGACGTCGACACCGCCTCGTACGGCTTCGCGCGCCGCACCCTCGCCGAAGGGCGCCTGCCCGATCCGTCGACGGTCCGGCCCGAGGAGTTCGTCAACAGCTTCCGGCAGGACTACCCGCGGCCCGACGGCGACGGCTTCTCCGTGAGCGTGGACGGCGCCCGCACGGACGACGACGGCTGGTCACTGGTCCGGGTCGGCCTCGCCACCCGCGGCGAAGCTGCGGACACCGAACGTCCGCCCGCCGCCCTCACCTTCGTCATCGACGTGTCAGGATCCATGGCGGAACCGGGCCGCCTCGACCTCGTGAAGCACTCCCTCGACCTCATGACCGACCGGCTGCGCCCCGACGACTCGATCGCCCTCGTCACCTTCAGCGACACGGCCAAGACGGTGCTGCCGATGACGCGCCTCGGGGACAGCGAGGACGGCGGGGAGGGGCGTACGCGGGTGCACCGGGCCGTCGCGGGCCTGGAGCCCACCCAGTCCACCAACCTCGAAGCGGGCATCACCACCGGCTACGACACGGCGGTGCGCGGCAAGAGGGACGGCGCCACCAACCGTGTCGTCCTGCTCTCCGACGCCCTCGCCAACACGGGGGAGACCAGCGCGGACGGCATCCTGGACCGTATCTCCGACGCCCGCCGCGAGCACGGCATCACCCTCTTCGGCGTCGGTGTCGGCAGCGACTACGGCGACGCCCTGATGGAGCGGCTCGCCGACAAGGGCGACGGCCACACGACGTACGTGTCGAACGAGGAGGACGCGCGCGAGGTGTTCTGCGAGCAGCTCCCCGCCCACGTCGAGCTGCGGGCCCGCGACGCGAAGGCGCAGGTGTCCTTCGACCCGGAGACGGTCGAACAGTTCCGGCTCATCGGGTACGACAACCGGGAGGTCGCCGACGACGACTTCCGCGACGACTCCGTGGACGGCGGGGAGATCGGCCCCGGCCACACGGTGACGGCGCTGTACGCGGTGCGGACCAAGCCGGGCGCGGGCGGTCACCTGGCCACGGCGAGCGTGCGCTGGCTCGACCCGGACAGCCGCGCGCCGCACGAGGAGTCGGGCCGTATCGAGACGGCCGACCTCGACGGATCGCTACGGGAGGCGGACGCGGGCCTCCAGGTCACCGCGGTGGCGGCGTACTTCGCGGACGGCCTGCGCGCGGCCGCCCCGCCCGGCAGCCACACGGACCGTGACCTCCCCGGACCCGTGCCCGCCACGCCCTCCCTCACGGAACTCTCCGCGCGGGCCCACGCGCTGCCGACCCGCACGAAGCAGGTGCGTGAGCTGACGTCGTCGATCGACGCGGCGGCGCGCCTGAGCGGGGAGTCACACAGTCCCTAG
- a CDS encoding ABC transporter permease: MTAPRASGTPSGAPTLEHPTAPGYRARRTLPLRVEAVRQLKRRRTLVMGGIMALLPIVLAIAFAVAGGSPGSRNGNVTLMDTATSSAANFAATCLFVSAGFLLVIPVALFCGDTVASEASWSSLRYLLAAPVPRARLLWSKMAVALGMSAAAMVLLPLVALAVGAVAYGWGPLEIPTGGTLPAGTATRRLLVVVAYIFVSQLVTAGLAFWLSTKTDAPLGAVGGAVGLTIVGNVLDAVTALGDWRDFLPAHWQFAWADAIQPEAEWGGMIQGSAVSVSYALVLFAMAFRGFARKDVVS; encoded by the coding sequence ATGACCGCCCCCCGTGCTTCCGGCACCCCGAGCGGCGCGCCCACGTTGGAGCACCCGACCGCGCCCGGCTACCGCGCGCGGCGGACCCTGCCCCTGCGGGTCGAGGCGGTCCGCCAGCTGAAGCGCCGCCGCACGCTCGTCATGGGCGGCATCATGGCGCTCCTGCCGATCGTGCTCGCCATCGCGTTCGCCGTCGCGGGCGGCTCGCCGGGCTCCCGCAACGGCAACGTGACCCTGATGGACACGGCCACGTCCTCGGCGGCGAACTTCGCCGCGACATGCCTGTTCGTGTCAGCGGGCTTCCTGCTCGTCATCCCCGTCGCGCTGTTCTGCGGCGACACCGTGGCCTCGGAGGCGAGCTGGTCCTCGCTGCGCTACCTGCTCGCCGCGCCCGTGCCGCGGGCCCGGCTGCTCTGGTCCAAGATGGCCGTCGCACTCGGCATGAGCGCCGCCGCCATGGTGCTGCTGCCACTCGTCGCGCTGGCGGTCGGCGCGGTGGCGTACGGCTGGGGCCCGCTGGAGATCCCGACCGGCGGCACGCTCCCCGCGGGCACGGCGACCCGACGCCTCCTCGTCGTCGTCGCGTACATCTTCGTCTCCCAACTCGTCACCGCGGGCCTGGCGTTCTGGCTCTCCACGAAGACGGACGCCCCGCTCGGCGCGGTCGGCGGCGCGGTCGGCCTGACCATCGTCGGCAACGTCCTGGACGCGGTGACGGCACTCGGCGACTGGCGCGACTTCCTCCCCGCCCACTGGCAGTTCGCCTGGGCCGACGCGATCCAGCCGGAGGCGGAGTGGGGCGGCATGATCCAGGGCTCGGCGGTCTCGGTGTCGTACGCGCTGGTGCTGTTCGCGATGGCGTTCCGGGGGTTCGCGCGGAAGGACGTGGTGTCGTAG
- a CDS encoding alpha/beta fold hydrolase, giving the protein MDLRLPRPRMSVPRGPRRLIAAAAAVAVLAGVGTWSAVASEDDAPAVRRTDRMMDTDGARIDTSYFTAGDPDTKRPAILIGHGFGGSKADVRKQAEELAQDGYAVLTWSARGFGKSTGKIGLNDPKGEVADARKLIDWLATRPEVRLDKDGDPRVGMTGASYAGAVSLLTAGYDRRVDAVAPQITYWNLADALFPDGVFKKLWAGLFINTGGGCEKFEKQLCAMYERVAEAGKPDAEARKMLADRSPAAVGDRIKVPTFLAQGQTDSLFPLGQGDAIAKAVRANGAPVSVDWIAGGHDGGDREQDRVEGRVNDWFDRYLKDRKSTDTGPAFRVTRTGGVDSTDGAARKRGASADAYPGLESGTRAVPLRGREQTFDNPAGASPPAISGLPGVGGSRLSQFASLGVGISVDFPGQFAKFDSARVRDDFRITGSPTVRAHVKSSSEDAVLFAKVYDVSPDGKQQVLPSQLVSPVRVADARQGKDVELRLPAVDHKVQKGHRLRLALSSTDFGYASPYKSAKYTVSLKGDLKVPTAPGVDTAAAPLPGWVWWLPAAGAVLALGLLITARRRTTAPAPDPALAEVPLHITDLSKRYAKSSDRYAVRDVSFTVEKGQVLGLLGPNGAGKTTTLRMLMGLIRPDAGEIRVFGQAIRPGAPVLSRVGAFVEGAGFLPHLSGQENLELYWKATGRPAEDAHLDEALEIAGLGDASPSSRLRSNRGDPIARAVRTYSQGMRQRLAIAQAMLGLPDLLILDEPTNGLDPPQIREMREVMIRYARGGRTVIVSSHLLAEVEQSCTHLVVMDRGRLVQAGPVAEIVGSGDTLLVGLAEDIPDPLVEKVAALPGVASAVRADDGLLVRLDGTEHASAVRLLPELVRLDVPVESMGPHRRLEDAFLTLIGGTTA; this is encoded by the coding sequence ATGGATCTACGACTGCCCAGGCCAAGGATGTCCGTGCCGCGCGGTCCGCGCAGGCTGATCGCCGCCGCGGCCGCCGTCGCGGTGCTCGCCGGTGTGGGCACGTGGTCGGCGGTCGCCTCGGAGGACGACGCTCCTGCCGTGCGGCGCACCGACCGCATGATGGACACCGATGGCGCGCGGATCGACACCTCGTACTTCACGGCGGGCGACCCGGACACCAAGCGCCCCGCGATCCTCATCGGGCACGGCTTCGGCGGCAGCAAGGCGGACGTGCGCAAGCAGGCCGAAGAGCTCGCCCAGGACGGGTACGCGGTCCTGACCTGGTCCGCGCGCGGCTTCGGGAAGTCCACCGGCAAGATCGGGCTCAACGACCCCAAGGGTGAGGTGGCCGACGCCCGCAAGCTCATCGACTGGCTGGCGACCCGCCCCGAAGTGCGGCTCGACAAGGACGGCGACCCGCGCGTGGGCATGACCGGCGCCTCGTACGCGGGAGCGGTGTCCCTGCTCACCGCCGGGTACGACCGGCGGGTGGACGCGGTCGCCCCCCAGATCACGTACTGGAACCTCGCCGACGCCCTGTTCCCCGACGGCGTCTTCAAGAAGCTGTGGGCCGGTCTCTTCATCAACACCGGTGGCGGCTGCGAGAAGTTCGAGAAGCAGCTGTGCGCCATGTACGAGCGGGTCGCCGAGGCGGGCAAGCCCGACGCGGAGGCGCGGAAGATGCTCGCCGACCGCAGCCCGGCGGCCGTCGGCGACCGCATCAAGGTGCCGACGTTCCTCGCCCAGGGGCAGACCGACTCCCTCTTCCCGCTCGGCCAGGGCGACGCCATCGCGAAGGCGGTCCGCGCGAACGGCGCGCCCGTCTCCGTCGACTGGATCGCGGGCGGCCACGACGGCGGCGACCGCGAGCAGGACCGCGTCGAGGGCCGCGTCAACGACTGGTTCGACCGCTACCTGAAGGACCGGAAGAGCACCGACACGGGACCCGCGTTCCGCGTCACCCGCACCGGAGGAGTCGACTCCACCGACGGCGCCGCCCGCAAACGCGGCGCGAGCGCCGACGCGTACCCGGGCCTGGAGAGCGGCACGCGCGCGGTGCCGCTGCGCGGCCGCGAGCAGACCTTCGACAACCCGGCGGGCGCAAGCCCGCCCGCCATCTCCGGGCTCCCCGGCGTCGGCGGCAGCCGCCTCTCCCAGTTCGCCTCGCTCGGCGTCGGCATCTCCGTGGACTTCCCGGGACAGTTCGCCAAGTTCGACTCGGCGCGGGTCCGCGACGACTTCCGGATCACCGGCTCGCCCACGGTCCGCGCCCACGTGAAATCGTCCAGCGAGGACGCGGTGCTGTTCGCGAAGGTGTACGACGTCAGCCCCGACGGCAAGCAGCAGGTCCTGCCCTCCCAGCTCGTCTCACCCGTCCGCGTGGCCGACGCGCGGCAGGGCAAGGACGTCGAACTGCGGCTGCCCGCCGTCGACCACAAGGTGCAGAAGGGCCACCGCCTGCGCCTCGCCCTCTCCTCGACCGACTTCGGCTACGCGTCGCCGTACAAGTCCGCCAAGTACACCGTCTCCCTGAAGGGCGACCTGAAGGTGCCGACCGCGCCCGGCGTGGACACCGCGGCCGCGCCCTTGCCCGGCTGGGTGTGGTGGCTGCCCGCCGCCGGCGCCGTCCTCGCCCTCGGCCTGCTCATCACCGCACGCAGGCGCACCACCGCACCCGCCCCCGACCCGGCCCTGGCCGAAGTCCCGCTCCACATCACCGACTTGAGCAAGCGCTACGCCAAGTCCAGCGACCGGTACGCCGTCCGTGACGTCTCCTTCACCGTCGAGAAGGGCCAGGTCCTCGGCCTCCTGGGGCCGAACGGCGCGGGCAAGACGACGACGCTGCGCATGCTCATGGGCCTCATCCGCCCCGACGCGGGCGAGATCCGCGTCTTCGGGCAGGCCATCAGGCCCGGCGCGCCCGTTCTCTCCCGCGTCGGCGCGTTCGTCGAGGGCGCGGGCTTCCTTCCGCACCTCTCCGGCCAGGAGAACCTGGAGCTGTACTGGAAGGCGACGGGCCGCCCCGCGGAGGACGCCCACCTGGACGAGGCCCTGGAGATCGCGGGCCTCGGCGACGCTTCCCCGAGTTCTCGGCTCCGCTCGAACAGGGGAGACCCCATCGCCCGCGCCGTGCGGACGTACTCCCAGGGCATGCGGCAGCGCCTCGCCATCGCCCAGGCCATGCTCGGCCTCCCGGACCTGCTGATCCTCGACGAACCGACCAACGGCCTGGACCCGCCCCAGATCCGCGAGATGCGCGAGGTCATGATCCGGTACGCGCGCGGCGGTCGTACGGTCATCGTCTCCAGCCACCTCCTCGCCGAGGTCGAGCAGTCCTGCACGCACCTGGTCGTCATGGACCGCGGCCGCCTCGTCCAGGCGGGCCCGGTCGCCGAGATCGTCGGCTCCGGAGACACGCTCCTCGTGGGACTCGCGGAGGACATCCCCGACCCACTCGTGGAGAAGGTCGCCGCGCTGCCCGGCGTCGCGTCGGCGGTCCGCGCGGACGACGGCCTGCTGGTGCGGCTCGACGGCACGGAACACGCGAGCGCCGTACGCCTGCTGCCCGAACTGGTGCGCCTCGACGTGCCGGTGGAGTCCATGGGCCCGCACCGCCGCCTCGAGGACGCGTTCCTCACCCTGATCGGAGGCACCACCGCATGA
- a CDS encoding sensor histidine kinase, which produces MRQLGSWMGRVGTGFVRACVVAVVGMLIPAVWAAAVTLGILWGPGNPWSWLAPLVLVCVGTLGPARPVCRTVRGLVARWTGTMIPDGYRRAGPVTRMSTGYWWNGFGYERTSRDALIDQKWRVRWGDPANWRDLRFTAVVPFTAGLVACLPPVGAAAAVVGLLQPGAVARLVGVLGAVVAVACAPYAWRPLVPVAVRFLRPSPAMALAERVDELTAQRADATVAQASEIRRIERDLHDGAQARLVGLGLSLATAEKLLASDPEQARTLMREARVGAAASLAELRELVQGISPPVLTERGLVAAVRALALDVPLDVRVGADDGLRLDPPVEAALYFGVSELLTNAVRHAHASRAHVSLRHDGVGTVVEVEDDGRGGADAREGGGLAGLRRRLAVFDGTVEITSPVGGPTGVRMAVPCASL; this is translated from the coding sequence ATGCGGCAGCTGGGTTCTTGGATGGGGCGCGTCGGCACGGGGTTCGTGCGGGCGTGCGTCGTGGCGGTTGTCGGCATGCTGATCCCCGCCGTGTGGGCCGCGGCCGTGACGCTCGGAATCCTGTGGGGTCCCGGCAACCCGTGGTCGTGGCTCGCGCCTCTCGTGCTGGTGTGTGTGGGCACGCTCGGGCCGGCGAGGCCCGTGTGCCGGACAGTGCGCGGTCTGGTCGCCCGGTGGACGGGCACCATGATCCCCGACGGGTACCGACGGGCCGGTCCTGTGACGCGAATGTCCACCGGGTACTGGTGGAACGGCTTCGGCTACGAGCGCACCAGCCGCGACGCCCTCATCGACCAGAAGTGGCGGGTGCGGTGGGGCGATCCCGCCAACTGGCGCGACCTGCGGTTCACGGCGGTCGTGCCGTTCACCGCGGGCCTGGTCGCCTGCCTGCCTCCGGTGGGGGCGGCCGCCGCGGTCGTCGGGCTCCTGCAGCCGGGGGCCGTCGCGCGCCTGGTGGGGGTGCTCGGCGCGGTGGTGGCCGTCGCCTGTGCGCCGTACGCCTGGCGGCCCCTGGTGCCGGTGGCGGTACGTTTCCTGCGCCCGTCACCCGCGATGGCGCTGGCCGAGCGGGTGGACGAGCTGACCGCACAGCGCGCGGACGCGACGGTCGCGCAGGCCTCCGAGATCCGCCGCATCGAGCGCGACCTGCACGACGGGGCGCAGGCCCGCCTGGTGGGTCTCGGCCTCTCCCTGGCGACCGCGGAGAAGCTGCTGGCGTCCGACCCCGAGCAGGCCAGGACGCTGATGCGGGAGGCGCGGGTCGGCGCGGCCGCCTCGCTGGCCGAACTCCGCGAGCTGGTCCAGGGGATCAGCCCGCCGGTGCTCACCGAGCGAGGGCTCGTGGCCGCCGTCCGCGCGCTCGCCCTGGACGTTCCGCTCGATGTGCGGGTCGGCGCCGACGACGGTCTTCGCCTGGATCCGCCGGTGGAGGCGGCCCTCTACTTCGGCGTCTCCGAGCTGCTCACCAACGCGGTCCGGCACGCCCACGCGTCCCGGGCGCACGTCTCGCTCCGTCACGACGGCGTCGGCACCGTCGTCGAGGTGGAGGACGACGGCCGGGGCGGGGCGGACGCGCGGGAGGGCGGCGGGCTCGCGGGCCTGCGCCGCAGGCTGGCGGTCTTCGACGGCACCGTGGAGATCACCAGCCCGGTGGGCGGCCCGACGGGTGTGAGGATGGCGGTGCCATGCGCATCGTTGTAG
- a CDS encoding response regulator transcription factor, with product MRIVVAEDLYLLRDGMVRLIEACGHEVVATAATGPETLAALRKWRPDVSVIDVRMPPTQSDEGLRAALAARREMPGLPVLVLSQHVEQLYARELLADGSGAVGYLLKESVFDADQFIGALERVAGGGTAMDPAVIAKLLSAGSSGRGLERLTERERSVLGLMAEGLSNQAIGRRLFLSDSAISKYTTSMFGKLGISDDDDSNRRVLAVLAYLNAPSA from the coding sequence ATGCGCATCGTTGTAGCCGAGGACCTCTACCTCCTGCGCGACGGGATGGTCCGCCTGATCGAGGCCTGCGGGCACGAGGTGGTGGCGACCGCCGCCACCGGACCCGAGACCCTCGCCGCGCTGCGGAAGTGGCGTCCCGACGTGTCCGTCATCGATGTCCGCATGCCGCCGACCCAGTCCGACGAGGGGCTGCGTGCGGCCCTCGCCGCCCGCCGCGAGATGCCCGGACTGCCGGTCCTCGTACTCTCCCAGCACGTCGAGCAGTTGTACGCCCGGGAGCTCCTCGCCGACGGTTCGGGAGCCGTCGGCTACCTCCTCAAGGAGAGTGTGTTCGACGCCGACCAGTTCATCGGTGCCCTGGAGCGCGTCGCGGGCGGCGGGACCGCCATGGATCCGGCCGTCATCGCGAAGCTGCTGTCCGCCGGGTCTTCGGGGCGCGGGCTGGAGCGGCTCACCGAGCGGGAGCGGTCCGTGCTGGGTCTCATGGCCGAGGGGCTGTCCAACCAGGCGATCGGGCGGCGTCTGTTCCTCAGTGACAGTGCGATCAGCAAGTACACGACGTCCATGTTCGGCAAGCTCGGCATCAGCGATGACGACGACAGCAACCGCCGGGTCCTGGCCGTACTCGCCTACTTGAACGCCCCCTCCGCCTGA
- a CDS encoding APC family permease — protein sequence MTDTLRPLQSDATGEPPAPVAVPGDPQKLKRSIGVVGGTLLTLSCVTPASTLFVVVPDLFSSLGTATALTIAIGSLLCVGVAFCYSELGTLIPSAGGEYAMVSTMAGRLAGWLVFVLSLLVVMIVPPVIAMGTADYLAPVVHLDPSYAGAGVMICATLAGLLDLRANAWITGIFLVLEVVAAGVVAVLGFAHAERGPGSLTDLTVASGSGSGPGGGDTVTAMLIVSGLAIALFVTQGFSTAVYLSEEMENPRRNVARTVLATLAISSVIILVPVVAITMGAESLTALTEGDISAMVTSWSNSAVGTFVSLCVALAIINAGIVMVIQNSRVLFASARDKAWPGPVNKALSKLGASGAPWVATLLVGVPGALLCFVNLDTLYGVTGVSVTGMYLLVAVAALLARRGSHGTGAAWRMPLWPAVPVVLIAVLAYILSRQELPYLGWTGGIVVVATLYWALYLRPRRETRWLVSVPEDS from the coding sequence ATGACCGATACGCTTCGCCCGCTCCAGTCCGACGCCACCGGGGAACCCCCAGCACCGGTGGCCGTCCCGGGCGATCCCCAGAAGCTCAAGCGCTCCATCGGCGTCGTCGGCGGCACCCTCCTCACGCTGTCGTGCGTGACGCCCGCCTCCACGCTCTTCGTCGTCGTCCCCGACCTCTTCTCCTCCCTCGGCACCGCCACCGCGCTCACCATCGCGATCGGCTCGCTGCTCTGCGTGGGCGTCGCGTTCTGCTACTCGGAACTCGGCACGCTCATCCCCAGCGCGGGCGGCGAGTACGCGATGGTCTCGACGATGGCGGGCCGCCTGGCCGGCTGGCTGGTCTTCGTCCTTTCCCTCCTGGTCGTGATGATCGTGCCGCCCGTGATCGCCATGGGCACGGCCGACTATCTGGCGCCGGTCGTGCACCTCGACCCGTCCTACGCGGGCGCCGGGGTGATGATCTGCGCCACCCTCGCGGGCCTGCTCGACCTGCGGGCCAACGCGTGGATCACCGGCATCTTCCTGGTCCTCGAGGTCGTCGCGGCGGGCGTCGTGGCCGTCCTCGGCTTCGCGCACGCCGAGCGGGGCCCGGGCAGCCTGACGGACCTCACGGTGGCGTCCGGCTCCGGCTCGGGGCCCGGCGGCGGCGACACGGTCACCGCGATGCTGATCGTCTCCGGCCTCGCCATCGCCCTCTTCGTCACGCAGGGCTTCTCCACGGCGGTGTACCTCTCCGAGGAGATGGAGAACCCGCGCCGTAACGTCGCGCGCACCGTCCTCGCCACCCTCGCCATCTCCTCCGTGATCATCCTGGTGCCGGTCGTCGCGATCACCATGGGCGCCGAGAGCCTGACCGCCCTCACGGAGGGCGACATCAGCGCCATGGTGACGTCCTGGTCGAACTCCGCGGTCGGGACGTTCGTCAGCCTCTGCGTGGCTCTCGCGATCATCAACGCGGGCATCGTCATGGTCATCCAGAACTCCCGCGTCCTGTTCGCATCCGCCCGCGACAAGGCCTGGCCCGGCCCGGTCAACAAGGCCCTCTCCAAGCTCGGCGCGTCCGGCGCCCCCTGGGTGGCGACGCTCCTCGTCGGCGTCCCCGGCGCGCTCCTCTGCTTCGTCAACCTGGACACCCTGTACGGCGTCACCGGCGTCTCCGTGACCGGCATGTACCTGCTGGTGGCGGTCGCGGCCCTGCTCGCCCGCCGCGGCTCCCACGGGACCGGCGCGGCCTGGCGGATGCCGCTGTGGCCCGCGGTGCCCGTGGTGCTGATCGCGGTGCTCGCCTACATCCTCAGCCGGCAGGAACTGCCCTACCTCGGCTGGACCGGCGGCATCGTGGTCGTGGCGACGCTGTACTGGGCGCTGTACCTGCGGCCGCGGCGCGAGACGCGGTGGCTGGTGAGCGTGCCGGAGGACTCCTGA
- a CDS encoding 5-carboxymethyl-2-hydroxymuconate Delta-isomerase, with protein MPHIDIDYADTLSGTLDLPALVAELHPLVVERVDSVGVGKTFCRPSAAFVDGRPGAAFVHVTVGLLEGRTQGVKAALSDDVLALLGKHLSGVEGTTCSVEVRDLDPSYRLHPTH; from the coding sequence ATGCCGCACATCGACATCGACTACGCCGACACCCTGTCCGGCACCCTGGATCTGCCCGCCCTGGTGGCGGAGCTGCATCCCCTGGTCGTGGAGCGGGTGGACTCGGTCGGCGTCGGCAAGACGTTCTGCCGCCCCTCGGCGGCCTTCGTGGACGGCAGGCCGGGCGCGGCCTTCGTGCACGTCACCGTGGGGCTGCTGGAGGGGCGCACGCAGGGCGTGAAGGCGGCGCTCTCCGACGACGTGCTCGCGTTGCTGGGAAAGCACCTGTCCGGGGTGGAGGGCACGACGTGCTCGGTGGAGGTCCGCGACCTCGACCCCTCGTACCGGCTGCACCCGACGCACTGA